A window of the Butyricimonas faecalis genome harbors these coding sequences:
- a CDS encoding DUF262 domain-containing protein: MKLEFSIFVKKHLISSMAGFQSPITIAQAIERIHRNEYLLPAFQRDFVWSAEQIEKLFDSLMKGYPISSMLFWKVKGGTKTDFRFYKFLSAFIQYHRICNDPIPTDNINDFYAILDGQQRLTSLYIGLCGSYAYKDYRKRWDYSESNFPTRHLYLNISRKYTQEESDREFIFSFVDKNISKEKDLFIDKSSEKWFRVGKILALHQDYNYGIDEFAEDNNIDKESKRLLRLLDNVIHTKLNINFYEEDEQKPDKAVNIFIRINSGGTALSFSDILMSIAIANCKQMDAKTEIKNLVEHIRSKGFNISHDFILKSFLYLYHKDVRSLITSFNLSFIELVENNWTRIRDAVSNLFDLLRSFGLTDFTMTSYNAAMPILYYLYHKDIYQDFYKKMGNREDCEIIKKWLFSILLRRAFGASADSVLAQSRRAYTTDITGCYIKETVTLFPAAEINSEIKKLSDVGDDFIEDLLYSQKDSRYSFPILAMLYPNLDYRNNNFHQDHLHPASAYNDLEEKDKEKYGWQVYNSILNLQMLDANENESKNAKPLDKWVSEQTRNKDMQKFMEDHLIPDTDLSLSNFSDFVEKRKTILVQRIKKMIN; this comes from the coding sequence ATGAAATTAGAATTTTCTATCTTTGTAAAAAAACACTTGATTAGTAGTATGGCAGGTTTCCAATCACCAATAACGATAGCGCAGGCTATAGAACGTATCCACCGGAATGAATACCTATTGCCGGCTTTTCAGAGAGATTTTGTATGGTCGGCAGAACAGATAGAAAAGTTGTTTGATTCTCTGATGAAAGGCTATCCAATCAGTTCCATGTTGTTTTGGAAGGTAAAAGGAGGCACAAAAACAGATTTCCGGTTTTATAAGTTTCTATCAGCTTTCATACAGTATCATCGGATATGCAACGATCCGATTCCTACGGACAATATCAACGATTTTTATGCAATATTGGACGGACAACAGAGATTGACATCATTATATATCGGTCTGTGCGGCAGCTATGCGTACAAAGATTATAGGAAACGTTGGGATTATTCTGAATCTAATTTTCCTACCCGGCATCTATATCTCAATATATCCCGTAAATACACACAGGAGGAAAGTGACAGGGAGTTCATCTTTTCCTTTGTTGACAAGAACATATCCAAAGAAAAAGATTTATTTATTGACAAGTCTAGTGAAAAATGGTTCCGTGTAGGCAAGATTTTGGCTTTGCATCAGGATTACAATTATGGCATCGATGAATTTGCCGAGGACAATAACATAGACAAAGAATCCAAAAGACTACTGAGACTGTTGGACAATGTCATTCATACCAAGCTCAATATAAATTTTTACGAGGAGGATGAACAGAAACCTGACAAAGCTGTGAATATTTTTATTCGAATCAATTCCGGGGGTACTGCATTAAGTTTTTCGGATATTCTGATGTCCATCGCCATTGCCAATTGTAAACAGATGGACGCAAAGACAGAAATCAAGAATCTGGTTGAGCACATACGTTCTAAAGGATTTAATATATCTCACGATTTCATATTGAAATCGTTCCTGTACTTATATCATAAAGATGTGCGTTCCCTTATAACAAGTTTCAATCTGAGTTTTATTGAACTGGTGGAAAATAATTGGACTAGGATCAGGGATGCTGTTTCAAACCTGTTCGACTTGCTGAGATCTTTCGGACTGACGGATTTCACAATGACTTCATATAATGCCGCCATGCCCATACTATATTATCTTTACCACAAGGACATATATCAGGATTTTTACAAAAAGATGGGAAATAGAGAGGATTGTGAAATCATAAAAAAATGGTTGTTCTCAATTCTGCTCCGCAGGGCATTCGGAGCAAGTGCTGATTCCGTTCTTGCACAGTCAAGAAGGGCATATACTACAGACATCACCGGCTGTTATATAAAAGAAACCGTGACATTGTTCCCGGCAGCAGAAATAAACTCTGAAATCAAGAAACTGTCGGATGTAGGTGACGATTTTATAGAAGACTTGCTTTACAGCCAGAAAGACTCACGATATAGTTTCCCAATATTGGCCATGCTGTATCCGAATCTTGATTACAGGAACAATAATTTCCATCAGGACCACCTGCACCCAGCCTCTGCATACAATGATCTGGAAGAGAAAGACAAGGAAAAATATGGTTGGCAGGTCTACAATTCCATCCTAAACCTGCAGATGCTCGATGCCAATGAGAACGAGTCTAAAAACGCCAAGCCATTGGACAAGTGGGTTAGTGAACAGACCCGGAACAAGGACATGCAGAAATTCATGGAGGACCACCTTATTCCGGATACGGATCTTTCATTGTCTAATTTTTCTGATTTTGTAGAAAAACGAAAGACCATACTGGTTCAGAGAATCAAAAAGATGATTAACTGA